The genome window CTTTCCATTTAACGCCAGATATCTCAGTACTACTTGATGATATATATAGTAGTTTCTATGTTAATGTTAATCTACCTAAAGAGATAAAGATTAATGTGCAAGAAGAAGCGAGAAAAGTGTTAGCTGACGCAGAGAAAATCGTAGAAAAAAGGAAAAGTGAAGCTTATTACCAAGTTAATACATAGATCTATATAGATTTAGATTGGGTAAATCAATAACTAGGAAAATTCAGTTAACTGGAGGATCTACCTATATAGTCTCTTTACCGAAAGAATGGATTAAGGCACTATCATTATCTGCCGGCGATGAAGTTGAGATATATCAAGATACTGACATGAAGTTATTTATAGTTCCCAAATCTGCCAATACAATAGATCAGAAAGAAATCAAGAAGATTATACATTGCGATAACGTATCGCCAGAAGCTATCATTAGGGAATTCATAGCGTATTATATAGCTGGATTTTCTTCTGTATCAATAACATGTCCTAGGATGTCTAGCTCTACAAGGGCTTATATTAAGGACATAGTAAGGAGAAGATTACTAGGAGCAGAGGTAATAGAAGAGGATGTTAGCACAATTTCTATACAATTTCTCGTTGATGAAAAAGAGTTGTCAATTAAAAAGGCAATATCAAGAGCATTTACAATATCATATAACATGCTTAGAGATTCCTTAGAGGCCATAAGTAAGTCTGATATTGAGCTAGCTAAAGAAATCTCCGGAAGAGACGATGAGGTGGATAGGTTTTTCTTCTATATTGCCAGGCAACTAACTATTTCGGTAAAAGCGATAAACGTCTTGGACTCCGAAGGATATAATCTTACACAAACTGTCGATATATATTCAGTAGCTAAAACAATTGAGAGAGTAGGTGATCATGCAAACAGAATAGCTAGTCTAGCAGAGGATGTAAGTAAGTTCAGTAATAAAGAAGATCTAGTGAATTTAGGTCTTACGGTTTTGGAAAGCTATAAGTCTGCTATAAATGCTTTTTTAAATGAAAAGAAAGACGTTGCACATAATTTAATTTCAAATCTTGAGATATTTGAGAAATTGCGGGAATTACAAGAAATAGCAATTAAAAGCAATGATAATCCAAAAATTATAACTTCAACTTCAATGGTGGTTGAATCTCTAAGGAGGGTTGCAAGATATTCTGCTGATATAGCAGAGGCTACAATAGATATGTTAGCTAAATCGAATAAGTGACGAATTTTAAGTAAGTAGGAAAAGTTAGATTTCTATATGTATTCATTAATTCCTCTAAATTCTTAGCCTTTTTGACCTTGTCTACTAAATTTTTAAGAACTAGCTTATCATCTAACGTATAAACACCACGTCTATATAAAGAGGAAACACACTTGATGTTCATTACTGAGACTACTGCGTAGCCAATGCTAAATAAATGATCAGCAGTTTCCAAATCTTTGTGC of Sulfolobus sp. E5-1-F contains these proteins:
- a CDS encoding PhoU domain-containing protein, encoding MGKSITRKIQLTGGSTYIVSLPKEWIKALSLSAGDEVEIYQDTDMKLFIVPKSANTIDQKEIKKIIHCDNVSPEAIIREFIAYYIAGFSSVSITCPRMSSSTRAYIKDIVRRRLLGAEVIEEDVSTISIQFLVDEKELSIKKAISRAFTISYNMLRDSLEAISKSDIELAKEISGRDDEVDRFFFYIARQLTISVKAINVLDSEGYNLTQTVDIYSVAKTIERVGDHANRIASLAEDVSKFSNKEDLVNLGLTVLESYKSAINAFLNEKKDVAHNLISNLEIFEKLRELQEIAIKSNDNPKIITSTSMVVESLRRVARYSADIAEATIDMLAKSNK